A genomic window from Pirellulaceae bacterium includes:
- the cas5c gene encoding type I-C CRISPR-associated protein Cas5 — MNSSHILEVWGDFACFSRPELAVERYSYPCPTPSAARGVFEAIYFKPQFYWQITRIDLLSSPNYIALRRNEVKDKISESAVKKWIKGTAAVEPLLADADKSITGTDQKGRTQRQTMALKTPRYRLHAHIVPRPGNESELHAYNSQFTRRATQGKCFQQPYLGCREFIAFFRLVENADAEPKSCDYSQDIGFMLYDVFDIRSNNYEARFKRDSDNWKQIKPAVSIFKARIERGVLEVPPVGSDKVLKSTLTVERND, encoded by the coding sequence ATGAACTCAAGTCATATCCTCGAAGTCTGGGGCGATTTTGCCTGCTTCTCACGCCCTGAGTTGGCAGTCGAACGCTACTCATACCCTTGCCCCACACCCAGCGCGGCGCGTGGAGTTTTCGAGGCCATCTACTTCAAGCCCCAATTCTATTGGCAAATCACTCGCATCGATCTACTGTCTTCTCCCAACTATATCGCACTTCGCCGCAACGAAGTCAAAGACAAAATCAGTGAGTCGGCAGTGAAGAAGTGGATTAAAGGCACTGCCGCTGTGGAACCATTGCTAGCCGATGCCGACAAGAGCATAACCGGCACTGACCAGAAAGGGCGCACGCAACGCCAAACCATGGCACTCAAGACGCCCCGATACCGACTGCACGCTCATATCGTGCCACGTCCTGGCAACGAAAGCGAACTGCACGCTTACAACAGCCAGTTCACACGTCGCGCCACTCAAGGAAAATGCTTTCAGCAACCCTACCTCGGCTGCCGCGAATTCATCGCTTTCTTCCGGCTTGTTGAAAATGCCGACGCCGAACCCAAGTCCTGTGACTACTCACAAGATATTGGCTTCATGCTTTACGACGTGTTCGACATCCGCTCGAACAACTACGAAGCCCGCTTCAAACGCGACTCAGACAACTGGAAGCAAATCAAACCTGCTGTCTCCATCTTCAAAGCACGTATCGAACGTGGCGTTCTTGAAGTGCCTCCCGTTGGAAGTGACAAGGTTCTTAAGTCAACTCTTACAGTTGAAAGGAACGACTAA
- a CDS encoding CRISPR-associated endonuclease Cas3'' — protein MTTDEQAAAASSSHSATQKSMRPNIWFGHSHNGVRKDAVPELLRDHTNEVAAKAAQFGALFGCVDQARATAILHDLGKYSPQFQRRLFDPREKGRDHWAIGAMLAAKLGKRFGELPALCIEGHHVGLGLCESHGDFIKRVSQQMSENPDRFTTVDGKAVLDAFRADGFELPKFNSGFVNRHDYVGDMLDTRMLFSTLVDSDFLETEAHFSGDKSFPRRPRPVGQILDVNAAFDAFDRYVAQLNLASEFQKQNFEASKFISLRQNLLQSCRSQGASLSTGLFTLSAPTGAGKTLAMLGFALEHARMHGLRRIVLVMPFLNIVDQTARVYRQIFSRDQFGDDFVLECHSLADGATEKLFADECSDFTQDDIHPIRRRRQLLSENWDAPIVLTTSVQLLESLFAHKPSRCRKLHRLAGSVILFDEVQTLPPKLVVATLGTLNRMAGSESPFRTSVVFATATQPAFESLSPRLATLVDEKRYSGKNLSWKPQELVTNANELYATAASRVSIDWRHDKRIEFAKLADELARHGQTLAIVNLKRHAIELAESLRSKVGDTLHLSTNMCSEHRLKVLDHVKQRLEAKRPVRLVATQCIEAGVDIDFPCVYRALAPLEAIAQAAGRCNRSGLRETGIVTVFKPLDLKNDGRERNLYPPGYSAAVAATESFLNMLLFQLAPGETLPEIINSPELLRKYYELLYAQHGRDTAEHADERELHEAIRAGNFPDVAKHYRLIEQNVISVLVPYDAVTYQMLVAEANTDDMTPKQVRAWIRKARPQSVAVYRPASANSEIWNHLIPLPLGTDSSDESDGGISTDSHDWWRPANEKESYDDFVGLKFAETQWIV, from the coding sequence ATGACTACGGATGAACAAGCGGCTGCTGCATCCAGCAGTCACTCAGCAACTCAGAAGTCAATGCGCCCGAATATTTGGTTCGGCCACAGTCACAACGGAGTTCGGAAAGATGCGGTGCCGGAGTTATTGCGCGATCACACTAACGAAGTAGCTGCGAAAGCAGCACAATTTGGGGCTTTATTTGGTTGTGTCGACCAAGCCAGAGCAACTGCCATCCTGCATGACTTGGGAAAATATTCACCGCAATTTCAGCGCAGGTTGTTTGATCCAAGGGAAAAAGGGCGGGATCACTGGGCGATCGGTGCGATGTTAGCGGCCAAGTTAGGGAAGAGGTTTGGGGAACTTCCTGCATTGTGCATCGAGGGGCATCATGTGGGGCTTGGCCTTTGCGAGTCGCATGGAGACTTTATCAAACGAGTTAGTCAGCAGATGTCGGAGAATCCAGATCGCTTTACGACGGTGGATGGCAAGGCGGTGTTGGATGCGTTTCGAGCTGATGGCTTTGAATTGCCGAAGTTTAATTCGGGTTTTGTGAACAGGCACGATTACGTTGGCGATATGCTTGATACTCGGATGTTGTTTTCGACATTGGTCGATTCGGATTTCTTAGAGACAGAGGCCCACTTTTCAGGTGACAAAAGCTTCCCGCGAAGACCAAGACCCGTTGGACAGATTCTAGACGTGAACGCTGCGTTTGATGCATTTGATCGATACGTCGCGCAGTTGAACCTAGCAAGCGAATTTCAAAAGCAGAATTTCGAGGCGTCAAAGTTTATTTCGCTCCGGCAGAACTTGCTGCAAAGTTGCCGTTCTCAAGGCGCTTCGCTTTCGACTGGCCTGTTTACGCTTTCGGCACCAACGGGTGCGGGCAAGACATTAGCCATGCTCGGTTTCGCTCTTGAGCATGCGAGAATGCACGGGCTGCGTCGAATTGTATTGGTGATGCCATTTCTCAACATCGTCGATCAAACCGCGCGAGTTTATCGGCAAATCTTCAGTCGCGACCAGTTCGGCGATGATTTCGTCCTGGAATGCCACTCGCTGGCTGATGGCGCTACCGAAAAACTTTTTGCGGACGAGTGTTCCGATTTTACGCAGGACGACATACATCCAATTCGGCGACGAAGGCAGCTGCTGTCGGAGAATTGGGACGCACCGATTGTATTGACAACCAGTGTTCAGTTGCTTGAATCGCTGTTTGCCCACAAACCATCGCGATGCCGCAAGCTTCACCGTCTCGCGGGAAGCGTCATCTTGTTTGACGAAGTCCAAACGCTGCCACCAAAGTTGGTCGTTGCAACGCTCGGAACACTCAATCGAATGGCAGGAAGCGAATCGCCGTTCCGCACTTCAGTAGTATTTGCCACAGCAACTCAACCTGCGTTCGAAAGCTTGTCACCTCGACTCGCAACGCTGGTCGACGAAAAGCGGTATTCCGGCAAAAACCTTTCTTGGAAACCTCAGGAACTCGTTACCAACGCGAACGAACTATACGCAACAGCCGCAAGTCGAGTGAGTATCGACTGGCGTCACGATAAAAGAATTGAGTTCGCAAAGTTGGCTGACGAGCTTGCCAGACACGGCCAAACACTTGCAATCGTCAACCTGAAGCGGCACGCAATCGAGCTTGCCGAGTCACTTCGTTCTAAAGTCGGCGACACTTTGCATCTGTCCACAAATATGTGCAGCGAACACCGCCTGAAGGTACTCGACCATGTAAAGCAACGACTCGAAGCCAAGCGACCCGTTCGGCTCGTAGCAACCCAATGCATTGAAGCTGGTGTCGACATCGACTTTCCTTGCGTCTATCGCGCACTCGCTCCGCTGGAAGCTATCGCCCAAGCCGCCGGTCGCTGTAACCGCAGCGGCTTGCGTGAAACGGGGATCGTCACTGTCTTCAAACCTCTAGACTTAAAAAATGACGGTCGCGAACGAAATCTCTATCCGCCGGGCTACAGTGCGGCAGTTGCGGCGACCGAGAGTTTTCTAAACATGCTACTTTTTCAACTTGCGCCCGGCGAGACGCTTCCCGAAATCATCAATTCGCCCGAGTTGCTTCGAAAGTACTACGAACTCTTATATGCTCAACATGGTCGCGACACGGCCGAACACGCGGACGAGCGCGAATTACACGAAGCCATTCGAGCTGGCAATTTCCCTGATGTCGCGAAGCACTATCGGCTCATCGAGCAAAACGTGATCAGCGTGCTCGTTCCATACGATGCTGTGACTTACCAAATGCTCGTTGCCGAGGCCAACACGGACGACATGACGCCGAAACAAGTTCGAGCATGGATTCGCAAAGCCCGTCCTCAGTCGGTTGCGGTGTATCGCCCTGCCAGCGCCAATTCTGAAATCTGGAATCATCTAATACCGCTGCCACTCGGAACCGATTCGAGCGATGAATCTGACGGTGGCATCTCGACTGATTCACACGACTGGTGGCGACCTGCGAATGAAAAAGAGAGCTACGACGACTTTGTAGGACTCAAGTTCGCCGAAACGCAGTGGATTGTGTGA
- a CDS encoding IS630 family transposase produces the protein MDTWRFVFLDETWVKKNMSRLYCRALYGRRLIDAVPHGHWHTTTVLMGFRSEGTVAPVVVDGPIIGSVFLDWVRQHLIKVLRPKDIIVMDNLSAHKIAGVQEAIEVVGAQVRYVSPYSPDLNPIENLFSKFKSLLRSQAARTVLELWKTVVRLIDRFPAGERLRYMLHAGSKLKNFGTHQP, from the coding sequence ATGGACACCTGGCGATTTGTTTTTCTCGACGAAACTTGGGTCAAGAAAAACATGTCGCGCCTTTATTGTAGAGCACTCTACGGGCGGCGCCTGATCGATGCTGTTCCGCACGGGCATTGGCATACGACAACGGTGCTGATGGGATTTCGTTCTGAGGGCACAGTCGCCCCAGTGGTCGTTGATGGTCCCATCATCGGAAGCGTTTTTCTGGATTGGGTCCGACAGCACTTGATCAAAGTGCTTCGCCCCAAGGACATTATCGTTATGGACAACCTATCGGCTCACAAGATAGCGGGCGTTCAGGAAGCTATTGAAGTCGTAGGTGCTCAAGTTCGTTATGTATCTCCATATTCACCCGATCTCAATCCGATCGAGAATCTGTTCAGCAAATTCAAAAGCTTGCTTCGTTCGCAGGCGGCACGAACCGTACTTGAACTTTGGAAAACAGTCGTTCGGCTCATCGATCGATTTCCCGCTGGGGAACGCCTGCGATATATGCTACACGCCGGCTCTAAACTAAAGAATTTCGGGACACATCAACCTTAG
- the tnpA gene encoding IS200/IS605 family transposase: MPSSYTCLRFHLIWSTKHRQPILGDEVCQRMFQYIGGILRNDGGKLLVAGGMPNHVHLLADIGKTQSVADSVRDIKSNSSGWIHQTFPELKSFAWQAGYAAFTVSYSSTDSVKSYIAHQAEHHRQRTFQEEFVEFLRRHGIDYDERYLWE, encoded by the coding sequence ATGCCATCGTCCTACACCTGCCTCCGGTTTCACTTGATCTGGAGCACCAAGCATCGCCAGCCAATCTTGGGCGACGAAGTGTGTCAACGAATGTTTCAGTACATCGGCGGGATTCTGCGAAACGACGGCGGCAAATTGTTGGTGGCTGGTGGAATGCCAAACCATGTGCATCTGCTCGCGGACATCGGCAAGACACAGTCCGTGGCGGATTCCGTGCGGGACATCAAATCAAATTCTTCAGGTTGGATTCATCAGACTTTCCCGGAGTTGAAATCGTTCGCATGGCAAGCGGGTTACGCTGCGTTCACTGTGAGCTATTCGAGCACCGACTCGGTCAAGAGTTACATCGCACATCAGGCCGAACACCATCGACAACGGACATTCCAGGAGGAGTTTGTCGAATTTCTGCGGCGGCACGGAATCGACTACGACGAGCGATACTTGTGGGAATGA
- a CDS encoding type I CRISPR-associated protein Cas7: MPFSKVVAESGRTLTKSFWLGRSKTNTGTVEFSGTHFSKRVSGTPLRRGRCSSDWECPSAPIDISRHTNTSKSGVQVAKDRGMAPMGYRFVPHGVYVMPFFVNPSAARKSGCTKPDIDLMLAVIPFAHPHTRSHARPIAEVRHAWYIEHKNVLGSCSDFTLIAALTPKKKSDPESASKSWDDYDVPTELSTDLKTKVVLIRDLMAENVSASSEV; encoded by the coding sequence TTGCCATTCTCGAAAGTCGTGGCCGAGTCAGGGCGGACATTAACAAAGAGCTTCTGGCTGGGACGTTCCAAGACAAATACTGGGACGGTCGAGTTTTCGGGGACACATTTCTCGAAGAGGGTGTCGGGGACACCATTAAGACGGGGGCGGTGCAGTTCGGATTGGGAGTGTCCGTCGGCCCCCATCGATATCAGCCGTCACACAAATACCAGCAAGTCCGGTGTTCAAGTGGCCAAAGATCGTGGTATGGCTCCGATGGGATATCGTTTCGTGCCGCATGGCGTGTACGTCATGCCTTTCTTTGTGAATCCGAGCGCGGCTCGAAAGTCGGGATGCACGAAGCCAGACATCGACTTGATGTTGGCCGTCATTCCGTTCGCGCATCCTCACACTCGGTCACACGCTCGGCCGATCGCTGAAGTGCGACATGCTTGGTACATCGAGCACAAGAATGTGCTCGGCTCGTGTTCAGACTTTACGTTGATCGCTGCACTGACGCCAAAGAAGAAGTCTGATCCGGAGTCCGCATCCAAGTCGTGGGATGATTACGACGTGCCAACGGAGTTGTCGACAGACCTCAAGACGAAGGTGGTGCTGATCCGTGACCTGATGGCGGAAAACGTAAGTGCATCTTCGGAGGTGTGA
- a CDS encoding serine/threonine-protein phosphatase — protein sequence MSQFAINPEQPSPWKDSVQVTALTDIGMRRAINQDSMKVLLAESAVVWQRQGHLFLVADGMGAHAAGELASKLAVDLIPLNYSKYRDLPSVEALHRAITETNAEIFRRGHLNFEFRSMGTTCCALTLLPEGAVVGHVGDSRVYMLNGDRLYQLTFDHSLVWEMQATGRVSEEAIRSGVIPKNVITRSLGPNPTVHVDLEGPFPIRPGDRFLLCSDGLSGQIDDDEIAALMLLLPPDEAAQLFIDLSNLRGGPDNITAIVVEVVSQQIATVGGDSLALSRGESDKPFSRALGLVAGICLLAALGLAAIQQYPLAVITSILGLIALVTGITQYYLSNRRQQPAPNRYGAGPHRQFQAKPTRELFENLAETMKPLREASEEHDWDIDWAPVDQQFAHACELADSKNYADAIRTQSRLLIHLMHQVRRQRIEQIGEHEGDQSHP from the coding sequence TTGTCTCAGTTTGCCATCAATCCTGAACAGCCCTCGCCATGGAAAGACTCTGTGCAGGTGACGGCACTGACCGACATCGGCATGAGACGCGCGATCAACCAGGACTCGATGAAAGTTCTGTTGGCCGAATCAGCCGTCGTCTGGCAGCGACAAGGCCATCTATTCTTGGTGGCTGACGGCATGGGAGCTCATGCTGCTGGCGAGCTAGCCAGCAAATTAGCCGTTGACCTGATTCCGCTGAATTATTCCAAGTATCGCGATCTGCCCAGTGTCGAGGCGCTGCATCGCGCCATCACCGAGACCAACGCTGAGATTTTTCGGCGCGGACATTTGAATTTTGAATTCCGCAGCATGGGCACGACCTGTTGCGCGCTAACTCTGCTGCCTGAAGGGGCTGTGGTTGGCCATGTCGGCGACAGCCGTGTCTATATGCTCAATGGCGATCGACTGTATCAACTCACGTTTGACCACTCGCTGGTTTGGGAAATGCAAGCCACCGGACGGGTCAGCGAAGAGGCGATTCGTAGTGGAGTCATTCCCAAGAACGTCATTACGCGATCGCTTGGCCCCAATCCGACCGTACACGTCGATCTGGAAGGCCCATTTCCCATTCGGCCTGGAGATCGCTTCTTGCTGTGTTCAGACGGGCTGAGCGGCCAGATCGACGACGACGAAATCGCCGCGCTGATGTTGCTGCTGCCACCGGATGAAGCGGCCCAGCTATTTATTGACCTCTCCAATCTACGCGGTGGCCCGGACAATATTACAGCCATCGTCGTCGAGGTTGTCTCGCAACAGATTGCCACTGTTGGCGGTGACAGCCTGGCTCTCAGTCGCGGCGAATCCGACAAGCCCTTTTCCAGGGCCCTGGGGCTGGTAGCCGGAATCTGCTTATTGGCCGCGCTAGGCCTAGCCGCCATCCAACAATATCCGTTGGCCGTGATCACTTCGATCTTAGGCCTGATAGCGCTGGTAACCGGCATCACTCAGTATTACCTGAGCAATCGCCGCCAACAGCCTGCGCCCAACCGTTACGGAGCTGGACCGCACCGCCAATTCCAAGCCAAACCTACACGCGAATTGTTCGAGAATCTGGCCGAAACCATGAAGCCGCTTCGCGAAGCCAGCGAAGAACACGACTGGGACATCGACTGGGCACCGGTAGACCAACAATTCGCTCACGCATGTGAACTGGCAGACTCCAAGAACTACGCTGACGCCATTCGCACTCAATCGCGCCTGCTCATCCATCTCATGCACCAAGTCCGCCGACAACGCATCGAACAGATTGGCGAACACGAAGGTGACCAGTCACACCCGTAA
- a CDS encoding PEGA domain-containing protein, which yields MRNNILRPIIGLGLICLLTASMQGCVRKRLTVRTQPAGAAVYVDKQYIGTSPTATSLTYYGTREIEVVRDGYRTEKVFRTLNPPWYQLPPLDFVSDSLWPREVRDERVVDIAMVPQQVMSSDELQSRAQGLRLQAAQGVTAALPPPASTGAIGGYGVPAGVPQPVDPTYQPWQPPIVSSPTAPLPQTVPAPSATQGWQPGQLLRDFFQPGGEPPTRIPEAGILQGGGYRPEM from the coding sequence ATGAGAAACAATATCCTACGACCGATTATTGGATTGGGACTGATCTGCCTGCTCACCGCGAGCATGCAGGGCTGTGTTCGTAAGCGGCTGACGGTACGCACGCAACCGGCGGGGGCAGCGGTGTACGTGGACAAGCAATACATTGGAACATCACCGACTGCGACGTCCCTGACCTATTATGGGACTCGCGAGATCGAAGTGGTTCGCGACGGGTATCGAACCGAAAAGGTCTTCAGGACACTTAATCCGCCGTGGTATCAGTTGCCTCCGCTGGATTTTGTTTCTGATTCACTGTGGCCACGCGAAGTTCGTGATGAACGTGTGGTGGACATCGCCATGGTACCGCAGCAGGTGATGAGTTCTGATGAGTTGCAAAGCCGAGCGCAGGGATTGCGGTTGCAGGCCGCCCAGGGTGTAACCGCCGCACTGCCACCGCCGGCTAGTACAGGTGCGATCGGTGGCTATGGAGTACCCGCAGGCGTTCCGCAGCCGGTCGATCCGACCTACCAACCCTGGCAACCTCCAATCGTCAGCTCTCCGACCGCTCCGTTACCTCAGACGGTTCCAGCACCGTCCGCGACTCAGGGTTGGCAGCCGGGGCAACTGTTGCGCGACTTTTTTCAACCTGGTGGCGAGCCACCAACTCGGATACCCGAAGCGGGCATCTTGCAGGGTGGCGGCTATCGACCAGAGATGTAA
- a CDS encoding lysophospholipid acyltransferase family protein: MGDGKRYSRHGLLTDWLAYIALRIAVCGILCLSLESCDRLSRLLAVLISDWTTLRRQVCDRNLQLVYGSLDQQQLSFLRRKMWHHLLLMVCEIAHAPRKIHASNWREHIYMPDKEAMMRLLMDSRPTILVTGHFGNFEVAGYLTGLLGIRTSTIARPLDNPLVNEFVLDFRSGTGQTILPMEGSSTSVQQLLDNRGTLSILADQFAGNRGCWVEFFGHITSCHKSLALFVLSARAPMLVTYARRLDRPLRMEVGLTGIADPALESGQDSPEYLRSVEAMTRWYNDRLEQAIRLAPEQYWWLHRRWRDVPEAVRNRMAAKQKVG; encoded by the coding sequence ATGGGCGACGGCAAACGCTATAGTCGACACGGGTTATTGACCGACTGGCTCGCCTACATCGCCTTGCGCATCGCCGTCTGCGGCATTTTGTGCCTGTCGCTTGAAAGCTGTGACCGACTGAGCCGCCTGTTGGCCGTGCTGATAAGCGACTGGACAACACTTCGACGCCAAGTTTGCGATCGCAACTTGCAGTTGGTCTACGGATCGCTGGACCAGCAACAGCTCTCGTTCCTGCGCCGTAAGATGTGGCATCACCTACTGCTGATGGTCTGCGAGATCGCACATGCCCCGCGGAAGATCCACGCTTCCAACTGGCGCGAGCATATCTACATGCCTGACAAAGAAGCGATGATGCGGTTGTTGATGGATTCGCGGCCCACCATTTTGGTCACCGGGCATTTCGGAAATTTCGAAGTTGCCGGATATCTCACAGGACTTCTGGGGATCCGCACGTCGACTATTGCACGCCCTCTGGATAACCCACTTGTCAACGAATTTGTACTGGATTTTCGCTCCGGGACCGGCCAAACCATATTGCCAATGGAAGGCAGCTCAACATCGGTCCAACAGCTCCTAGACAATCGAGGAACGCTAAGCATCCTGGCCGATCAATTCGCGGGCAATCGAGGCTGTTGGGTCGAGTTTTTTGGGCACATCACGTCGTGCCACAAGTCGCTGGCTCTGTTTGTGCTCTCGGCGCGTGCCCCCATGCTAGTCACCTATGCGCGGCGACTGGACCGGCCGCTAAGAATGGAAGTTGGACTTACGGGCATTGCCGATCCGGCGTTAGAAAGCGGTCAAGATTCCCCCGAGTACCTGCGATCGGTCGAGGCCATGACACGATGGTATAATGACCGCCTCGAGCAGGCCATACGCTTAGCTCCCGAACAGTATTGGTGGTTGCATCGCCGCTGGCGCGACGTTCCTGAAGCAGTGCGCAACAGGATGGCTGCCAAACAGAAGGTTGGTTAG
- a CDS encoding glycosyltransferase family 25 protein: MTPSLLSDQNSSVSQSLDALGVWIVNLADCHRRLAQVTEELERADLPFQRVQAVDGRGVLATSFPEYHNQLALRRYGRPLSGSEMGCFLSHRRCAQQFLSSNAQLALVLEDDVRIPADFRLLLGRLLSWLEEHYQNQWDVLNLGNPSHKFSRQLAEFRIPLGTGNSTNQLDSSACVASCNSYRLMAAHYFPLGTFAVLWNRRGAQAFLDSTQSIYAPVDQFLRDWCARTGRGLAVDPAPIGVDRSQSFIRHRLRDRLSHNLLHYWAVKNLRLIRNQFAARQKWLTDFPPVTIGTGPCNATPQTQCYLPTASSLQLQGQDRIASAITVDSARSRQSA; this comes from the coding sequence ATGACGCCATCGCTTTTGTCTGACCAAAACTCGTCCGTTAGCCAATCCCTGGATGCACTGGGAGTCTGGATAGTCAATTTGGCCGACTGCCATCGGCGGCTTGCGCAGGTGACCGAAGAGCTTGAAAGGGCTGACCTGCCGTTCCAGAGGGTTCAGGCGGTGGATGGACGAGGTGTTCTCGCGACGAGTTTTCCAGAATATCACAACCAGCTGGCTCTACGGCGATACGGACGTCCATTGTCTGGAAGCGAGATGGGATGCTTCCTCAGCCATCGGCGCTGTGCTCAGCAGTTTCTCAGTTCAAATGCTCAATTGGCTTTGGTTCTGGAAGATGATGTACGGATTCCGGCCGATTTTCGGTTGCTGCTTGGGCGGCTGCTATCTTGGCTGGAAGAACACTACCAGAACCAATGGGACGTCCTTAACTTGGGGAATCCGTCGCATAAATTCTCCCGACAGCTGGCCGAATTTAGAATCCCGCTGGGCACCGGCAACTCCACCAACCAACTCGACAGCAGTGCGTGCGTGGCGTCTTGCAATTCATATCGCTTGATGGCAGCGCATTACTTCCCGCTGGGAACTTTTGCAGTGCTGTGGAATCGGCGCGGTGCCCAAGCATTTCTGGATAGTACTCAATCGATTTACGCGCCCGTAGATCAGTTCCTGAGGGACTGGTGTGCTCGGACCGGCCGGGGACTAGCCGTTGATCCTGCGCCAATTGGCGTCGACCGTAGCCAGAGCTTCATTCGCCATCGACTGCGTGATCGACTTAGCCATAACCTGTTACACTATTGGGCGGTTAAGAACCTCCGCTTGATCAGGAACCAATTTGCCGCGCGCCAAAAATGGCTCACTGACTTCCCTCCAGTGACCATCGGTACCGGACCTTGTAACGCTACGCCACAAACTCAATGCTACCTACCGACAGCATCTTCTTTACAATTGCAGGGCCAAGATCGTATTGCGTCTGCAATCACGGTCGATTCGGCACGATCACGTCAAAGTGCCTAG
- a CDS encoding PEP-CTERM sorting domain-containing protein (PEP-CTERM proteins occur, often in large numbers, in the proteomes of bacteria that also encode an exosortase, a predicted intramembrane cysteine proteinase. The presence of a PEP-CTERM domain at a protein's C-terminus predicts cleavage within the sorting domain, followed by covalent anchoring to some some component of the (usually Gram-negative) cell surface. Many PEP-CTERM proteins exhibit an unusual sequence composition that includes large numbers of potential glycosylation sites. Expression of one such protein has been shown restore the ability of a bacterium to form floc, a type of biofilm.), translated as MLRRLSSLCAFMLAIGLAAGTADAALLLYVSAPPQNPVLNPGDEITLTIRIRPTSLNPDPDDPDNNPPLQSFNGGDFMIGAGGGGTFELATVPANNPIGGWTAVPAQGGVERFYTGGPANTVNFFNTNPATGRNMAFIVLKAGNVGGQFTTTFTQVNMLDAAFNVIPTSIEGFTYTVNAIPEPSSALLCGLGVGGLALRRRRS; from the coding sequence ATGTTGCGTAGATTGTCGAGTCTATGTGCTTTCATGCTGGCGATTGGGCTAGCGGCTGGCACGGCTGACGCTGCTTTGTTGCTGTATGTTTCAGCACCACCTCAAAACCCTGTGCTCAATCCAGGTGATGAAATCACTCTGACCATTCGCATTCGTCCAACCAGTTTGAACCCAGATCCGGACGATCCGGATAACAATCCACCCTTGCAGTCGTTCAATGGGGGCGACTTCATGATTGGTGCTGGCGGTGGCGGTACTTTTGAATTGGCGACGGTTCCTGCCAACAATCCAATCGGCGGTTGGACTGCTGTGCCAGCTCAAGGTGGCGTCGAGCGTTTCTACACGGGCGGACCAGCCAACACAGTAAACTTCTTCAATACGAATCCTGCCACAGGTCGTAACATGGCGTTTATCGTCTTGAAGGCTGGCAATGTTGGTGGTCAGTTCACCACTACTTTCACTCAAGTGAACATGCTGGACGCGGCGTTCAATGTGATCCCAACTTCAATCGAAGGTTTCACATACACTGTTAATGCGATTCCTGAGCCATCCTCAGCGTTGCTGTGCGGTTTGGGCGTCGGTGGTCTGGCTCTACGACGTCGTCGCAGCTAG